A single window of Sulfurovum riftiae DNA harbors:
- the truC gene encoding tRNA pseudouridine(65) synthase TruC, protein MDNLKDSTVKKPAAEELEILYRDAYFVAINKPSGLLVHKSPIDRRETRFALQMLRDQIGAYVYPVHRLDKPTSGVLLFALEKEMAQHMASSFRTHEVQKEYLAVVRGYVEEKVTIDHPLKQMLDTKAQKKEGITKEIQEARTYCERLGTVELPYAVSRYPVARYSLVRLLPKTGRKHQLRRHMKHIFHPIVGDTKHGRGEHNRLFREKFDVHRLLLHANSLQFTHPITDKRINIEAPLDAAFKKLLLTFCWDRIELEIRN, encoded by the coding sequence ATGGATAATTTGAAAGACTCAACAGTGAAAAAACCGGCAGCAGAAGAACTTGAAATACTCTACAGAGATGCCTATTTTGTCGCTATCAACAAACCTTCCGGTCTGCTGGTACATAAATCTCCCATTGACAGAAGAGAGACCCGTTTTGCCCTGCAGATGCTTCGTGACCAGATAGGGGCGTATGTCTACCCGGTGCATCGCCTGGACAAACCGACATCGGGGGTATTGCTGTTCGCGCTTGAGAAAGAGATGGCACAGCATATGGCGAGCTCTTTTCGTACACATGAGGTACAAAAGGAGTATTTGGCCGTTGTGAGAGGTTATGTTGAAGAGAAGGTAACAATAGACCATCCTCTCAAACAAATGCTCGATACCAAAGCACAGAAAAAAGAGGGTATTACCAAAGAGATCCAGGAGGCACGAACGTACTGTGAGAGGCTTGGAACGGTCGAATTACCGTATGCAGTGAGCCGGTATCCGGTTGCGCGTTATTCTCTTGTAAGGCTGCTGCCAAAGACAGGCAGGAAGCATCAGCTCAGGCGCCACATGAAGCATATCTTCCACCCCATAGTAGGAGATACAAAGCATGGTAGAGGGGAACACAACAGACTGTTTCGGGAGAAATTCGATGTACACAGGCTTCTGCTGCATGCAAACAGTTTACAATTCACTCATCCCATTACTGACAAGAGGATCAATATAGAGGCACCATTGGATGCTGCGTTCAAAAAACTTTTGCTAACCTTTTGCTGGGATAGGATAGAATTAGAAATTAGAAATTAG
- the smpB gene encoding SsrA-binding protein SmpB, with protein sequence MAINIVAQNKKARHDYEILEKFEAGIVLQGSEVKALRAKRVNLTDAFCRFIKGELYLMNAHIAHLETANKYFTPDTRTPRKLLLHKKQLEKLYIKVHKDGLTIVPLMIYFNERNYAKVSIAIAKGKKLHDKRADMKAKTLDREAKSAMKNRSY encoded by the coding sequence GTGGCCATCAACATTGTTGCACAGAACAAAAAAGCCAGACACGATTATGAGATACTTGAAAAGTTCGAAGCGGGTATCGTACTGCAGGGAAGCGAGGTCAAGGCACTTCGTGCCAAACGTGTCAACCTTACCGATGCATTCTGCCGATTCATCAAAGGCGAACTTTACCTGATGAATGCCCACATCGCACATCTGGAGACGGCAAACAAATACTTCACCCCCGATACTAGGACACCACGAAAACTGCTGCTGCACAAAAAGCAGCTGGAAAAACTCTATATTAAAGTTCATAAAGACGGTCTGACCATTGTTCCTCTGATGATTTATTTCAATGAACGTAACTACGCCAAAGTGAGCATTGCCATCGCCAAAGGTAAAAAACTGCACGACAAACGGGCAGATATGAAAGCCAAAACCCTGGACCGTGAAGCCAAGTCGGCGATGAAGAACCGGTCGTATTAA
- the rplS gene encoding 50S ribosomal protein L19 encodes MRNKYIESFEKAQLENRNVPEFRAGDTVRVAVRIKEGNKTRVQNYEGLCIAIRGQGTGRTFMVRKMGANSVGVERIFPLYSDSIESIEVVRKGRVRRAKLFYLRELKGKAARIKELRRK; translated from the coding sequence ATGAGAAATAAATACATTGAAAGCTTTGAAAAAGCACAATTGGAAAACAGAAACGTTCCTGAATTCAGAGCGGGTGACACTGTAAGAGTAGCCGTAAGAATCAAAGAAGGTAACAAAACAAGAGTACAGAACTACGAAGGTCTTTGTATCGCTATCAGAGGTCAGGGTACAGGCAGAACTTTCATGGTAAGAAAAATGGGAGCGAACTCTGTAGGTGTAGAAAGAATCTTCCCACTTTACTCTGACAGCATCGAGAGCATCGAAGTGGTCAGAAAAGGTAGAGTAAGAAGAGCGAAGCTGTTCTATCTTAGAGAGCTTAAGGGTAAGGCTGCCCGTATCAAAGAACTCCGCAGAAAGTAA
- the trmD gene encoding tRNA (guanosine(37)-N1)-methyltransferase TrmD: MHFTFVTLFPNIVEGYFSDSILKRAIDDKKISIDFYNPRDLTTDKHNRVDAPMVGGGAGMLMTPQPMMDTLSKIKEESPEAHIVFLSPVAKPFKQNDAKRLASKKHIVFVSGRYEGIDERVIEKHADELFSIGDFILTGGELASMVVCDAIARNVEGVLGNSVSLEVESFESSLLEAPSFTKPVNYENNEVVSEFLKGNHSKITDLKRGLALCKTKFFRPDLYKKGITDEK; encoded by the coding sequence ATGCATTTTACATTCGTAACACTCTTCCCCAATATCGTTGAAGGCTATTTCTCCGATTCCATTCTCAAGCGTGCTATAGATGATAAGAAAATCTCTATTGACTTTTATAATCCACGTGACCTGACCACAGACAAGCACAACCGTGTGGATGCACCGATGGTCGGCGGGGGTGCAGGTATGCTGATGACACCGCAGCCGATGATGGATACCCTCTCAAAGATCAAAGAGGAGTCTCCGGAAGCACACATTGTTTTTCTTTCCCCTGTAGCAAAACCCTTTAAGCAGAACGATGCAAAACGGCTGGCTTCCAAAAAGCATATCGTCTTTGTCAGCGGGCGTTATGAGGGGATAGACGAACGTGTGATCGAAAAGCATGCAGACGAGCTCTTCTCCATCGGGGATTTCATTTTGACCGGTGGGGAACTGGCAAGCATGGTAGTGTGCGATGCGATCGCCAGGAATGTGGAAGGGGTTTTGGGAAACAGTGTTTCGCTCGAAGTGGAGAGTTTTGAATCTTCCCTGCTTGAAGCCCCATCATTTACAAAACCGGTAAATTATGAGAATAATGAAGTTGTTTCAGAGTTCTTAAAGGGTAATCATAGTAAAATCACGGACTTAAAAAGAGGGTTGGCTTTGTGCAAAACAAAGTTTTTTAGACCAGACTTATACAAAAAAGGTATAACAGATGAGAAATAA
- the rimM gene encoding ribosome maturation factor RimM (Essential for efficient processing of 16S rRNA), giving the protein MNEKFFIAQIGRTVGLWGDLKFHLHTDFPEQFQVGHTYQSNRGELTISDINFKRGIVRFQGYESIDAAKKLTNTKLYADEAQTKELCNLEEGQHFWFDVIGCTVKQGDEVLGVVEDIQRLADVDYLSVKTDETLVGSGLAKNFLIPYIDRYVIDTDVAKKIVHTRDAKDILEAS; this is encoded by the coding sequence ATGAATGAGAAATTCTTTATCGCTCAGATCGGGCGAACCGTAGGACTTTGGGGCGACCTGAAATTCCATCTTCATACAGATTTTCCGGAACAATTCCAAGTCGGACATACTTATCAGAGCAATCGTGGTGAACTCACCATTTCCGATATCAACTTCAAACGCGGAATAGTTCGTTTTCAAGGGTATGAGAGTATCGATGCAGCCAAAAAACTGACCAATACGAAACTCTATGCAGACGAAGCACAGACCAAGGAACTCTGTAATCTTGAAGAGGGACAGCATTTCTGGTTCGATGTCATCGGATGCACCGTGAAACAGGGAGATGAGGTTCTGGGTGTGGTAGAAGATATTCAACGTCTGGCAGATGTGGACTATCTTTCGGTCAAAACAGATGAAACACTTGTTGGATCCGGTCTTGCAAAAAATTTCCTGATCCCCTATATTGACCGCTATGTGATCGATACGGATGTAGCAAAGAAAATTGTACATACACGGGATGCAAAAGATATTCTGGAAGCTTCATAG
- a CDS encoding KH domain-containing protein, translating into MVRDFLLSYTRLLVNNPEDISLEITEVDEGFDEITIFANSEDIGKLIGKEGRMINSIKTVISGCKAKGGKNYRVNVKAAG; encoded by the coding sequence ATGGTCAGAGATTTCCTTCTTTCCTACACCAGACTTCTAGTGAACAATCCGGAGGATATCTCCCTGGAGATCACAGAAGTGGATGAAGGGTTCGATGAGATCACCATCTTCGCCAACAGCGAAGATATCGGTAAACTCATCGGAAAAGAGGGAAGAATGATCAACTCTATCAAAACAGTCATCTCCGGCTGTAAAGCAAAAGGCGGTAAGAATTACCGTGTCAATGTCAAAGCGGCAGGCTGA
- the rpsP gene encoding 30S ribosomal protein S16 — protein MTMIRMTRMGRKKKPFYRIVVTDSRKRRDGGWIEAIGHYNPVSPTKDLTLDEERLNYWLSVGAQMSPTVKRLAGKK, from the coding sequence ATGACAATGATCAGAATGACAAGAATGGGTAGAAAAAAGAAGCCATTTTACAGAATCGTAGTAACAGACAGCAGAAAGAGAAGAGACGGTGGTTGGATCGAAGCGATCGGTCACTACAATCCGGTATCTCCGACAAAAGACCTTACACTTGACGAAGAGAGACTGAACTACTGGCTTTCTGTCGGTGCACAGATGAGCCCGACAGTTAAAAGACTAGCAGGCAAGAAATAG
- a CDS encoding C40 family peptidase, which produces MKRWKFTAGTVLLIFSVSVMPLAAKSNKDPLALQLKRLKPVKLSEIKKLTIEDGEISGRYMSVLRTAKSFLGLKYRYGGEGKDGIDCSAFVQKVYKEHGKKLPRTSNEQYHCGRAVSKQELKPGDLVFFSDANRTIGHVGIYMGNNKFIHASSGAHKVTITDLDKAYYKKHFMGGRGF; this is translated from the coding sequence ATGAAGCGATGGAAGTTTACAGCAGGAACAGTGTTACTCATTTTCAGTGTATCGGTAATGCCGCTTGCAGCCAAAAGCAACAAAGATCCTCTGGCCCTGCAGCTGAAGCGTCTCAAACCCGTCAAGCTCAGTGAGATCAAAAAACTCACGATCGAAGATGGCGAGATCTCGGGACGATATATGAGCGTTCTTCGAACAGCCAAAAGTTTTCTGGGGCTGAAATACCGTTACGGAGGTGAGGGCAAAGACGGTATAGACTGCTCTGCCTTCGTTCAGAAAGTGTACAAAGAACACGGAAAGAAACTTCCGCGTACCTCGAACGAGCAGTACCACTGCGGCCGTGCCGTCAGCAAACAGGAACTCAAACCCGGAGACCTGGTCTTCTTCTCGGATGCCAACAGGACCATTGGCCATGTCGGCATTTATATGGGGAACAACAAGTTCATACACGCCTCATCGGGTGCGCATAAAGTGACCATTACCGACCTTGATAAAGCCTACTACAAAAAACACTTCATGGGAGGACGCGGGTTTTAA
- the ffh gene encoding signal recognition particle protein: MFDTLTDSFKNAIGKIRFHDDEKALKKATTELKKSLLKADVHHKVVKDLIATVELETKKNGVGKDNFLKALQEKLIDILTIEGAPKGFTFASKPPTVVLMIGLQGSGKTTTTGKLAYFLKEQKKKKVLVIAADLQRLAAVEQLRQITSGIDVDLVADEKATPTEIVKRGLKKAEDELYDVVLIDTAGRLAIDDELMDELAEVKKVANPDELFYVADAMTGQDAVRTAQTFKEKIGITGVILTKFDGDSKGGVALGLTQQVGVPLRFIGAGEKMPDLEQFISDRIVSRLMGAGDVESLAEKAAAAIDPKEAKRMTQKIKKGQFNFNDFLDQMEQMKKLGSMKSIMGMIPGMGNMAKQLGDMDLENSDEIKMIKAMVSSMTPKERENPDLLNNTRKRRLAAGAGLDPMHVNRVLKQFKNAAKMAKKMSGKGGMKQMQDMMKQMQGGGGFPGMPR, from the coding sequence ATGTTCGATACATTAACCGACAGTTTTAAAAATGCCATAGGCAAGATCCGTTTTCACGATGATGAAAAGGCACTCAAAAAAGCGACTACAGAACTCAAAAAGTCCCTTCTCAAAGCAGATGTGCACCATAAAGTGGTCAAAGACCTCATTGCAACCGTCGAGCTTGAGACGAAGAAGAACGGTGTAGGGAAGGACAATTTCCTCAAAGCGCTTCAGGAAAAACTGATAGATATCCTGACCATTGAAGGGGCACCCAAAGGGTTTACTTTTGCTTCCAAACCACCGACAGTCGTTCTGATGATCGGTCTTCAGGGATCGGGTAAAACAACCACTACGGGTAAGCTGGCCTATTTCCTCAAAGAGCAGAAAAAGAAAAAGGTATTGGTCATTGCTGCCGACCTTCAGAGGCTCGCGGCCGTTGAACAGCTCAGGCAGATCACTTCGGGTATCGATGTGGACCTGGTAGCCGATGAGAAGGCGACACCGACAGAGATCGTCAAAAGAGGGCTCAAGAAAGCCGAAGACGAACTCTACGATGTCGTCCTCATAGATACCGCGGGACGTCTGGCGATCGATGATGAATTGATGGATGAACTGGCCGAAGTGAAGAAAGTGGCCAACCCGGACGAACTCTTCTATGTTGCCGATGCGATGACGGGACAGGATGCTGTCAGAACGGCACAGACCTTCAAAGAGAAGATCGGTATCACCGGTGTGATCCTTACCAAGTTCGACGGAGACTCCAAGGGTGGTGTGGCACTTGGCCTGACACAGCAGGTAGGCGTACCGCTTCGATTCATCGGTGCGGGCGAGAAGATGCCTGACCTTGAGCAGTTCATCTCTGACAGGATCGTCAGCCGCCTCATGGGTGCGGGTGATGTGGAGTCACTGGCGGAAAAAGCTGCGGCAGCCATCGACCCCAAAGAGGCGAAGCGCATGACACAGAAGATCAAGAAGGGTCAGTTCAACTTCAATGACTTCCTTGATCAGATGGAGCAGATGAAAAAACTGGGATCCATGAAATCGATCATGGGGATGATCCCGGGTATGGGCAATATGGCAAAACAGTTGGGCGATATGGACCTTGAGAATTCCGACGAGATCAAGATGATCAAAGCGATGGTCTCTTCCATGACTCCCAAAGAGCGGGAGAATCCGGACCTGCTCAACAATACCAGAAAACGAAGACTTGCAGCAGGTGCCGGGTTGGACCCGATGCATGTGAATCGTGTGCTCAAGCAGTTCAAGAATGCGGCGAAGATGGCAAAGAAGATGTCGGGCAAGGGCGGTATGAAGCAGATGCAGGATATGATGAAACAGATGCAGGGCGGTGGCGGTTTCCCTGGTATGCCAAGATAG
- a CDS encoding outer membrane protein codes for MKKLNLSLAAIFAMGTFAVAGGDIAPVEPVVEEPVVVESTGAFYLGIGYGYFDQTMDSINNTVLNIEAETDNVVLQAGYQFNEYIAVEGRYWLAVGDATWSASGDYLGVSGDLSGDYSSWGIYVKPMYPVTESFNVYALLGYASTSLDADENPDFYWDTDEFSWGLGAEFGVTDNVFVFADYVNLGAPDDFTWDPTGETMDVDGDLYTFNVGVTYKF; via the coding sequence ATGAAAAAGTTAAATCTTTCATTAGCAGCAATTTTTGCAATGGGAACATTTGCAGTAGCAGGTGGAGATATCGCTCCAGTAGAGCCAGTAGTTGAAGAGCCGGTAGTCGTTGAGTCAACAGGTGCATTCTATCTTGGTATTGGTTATGGTTATTTTGACCAGACTATGGACAGTATAAATAATACAGTATTGAATATTGAAGCAGAAACAGATAATGTTGTGCTTCAGGCAGGATACCAGTTCAACGAATATATCGCTGTTGAAGGTAGATATTGGTTGGCAGTTGGTGATGCAACATGGAGTGCAAGCGGTGATTATCTTGGAGTTTCTGGAGACCTTTCTGGAGATTATTCTAGCTGGGGTATCTATGTTAAACCTATGTATCCTGTAACTGAGTCATTCAATGTGTATGCACTACTTGGTTATGCTTCGACAAGTCTTGATGCTGATGAAAATCCTGATTTTTACTGGGATACTGATGAGTTCTCATGGGGACTTGGTGCTGAATTTGGTGTGACAGATAATGTATTTGTCTTTGCTGATTATGTTAACCTTGGTGCACCTGATGACTTTACATGGGATCCAACAGGTGAAACTATGGATGTGGATGGTGATCTCTACACATTCAATGTAGGTGTGACTTACAAATTTTAA
- a CDS encoding RluA family pseudouridine synthase has translation MATDKAYKVLAQQQGISNKKAKELIDRGLVFVDDRKVRIARAEINTETKFRIEYPEDIEILYQDEDIIAINKPAQVDSYEIQDAIEGAELLHRLDRDTSGVLLLGRNEDFIKRAVNEFKNRRVEKHYVAWVDGVIYENIEIDEPIFTVKKGKAFSMIDPVRGKKAHTLVKPEEVQGKKSKVHIEISTGRTHQIRVHLAHVGHPVIGDEQYGSRTQSKRVLLHSSKIKLLDYEFNAKEPKDIARYK, from the coding sequence ATGGCTACAGATAAAGCATACAAGGTACTGGCACAACAGCAGGGTATCTCCAACAAAAAAGCAAAAGAGTTGATCGACAGAGGACTGGTCTTTGTAGATGACAGAAAGGTCAGGATCGCAAGAGCGGAGATCAATACGGAGACGAAATTCCGTATCGAGTACCCTGAGGATATAGAGATACTCTATCAGGATGAGGATATTATAGCGATCAACAAACCGGCCCAGGTGGACAGTTATGAGATACAGGATGCCATCGAAGGCGCGGAACTCCTGCACAGACTGGACAGGGATACTTCAGGGGTACTGCTGCTCGGGCGCAATGAGGATTTCATCAAAAGAGCGGTCAACGAGTTCAAGAACAGACGGGTCGAGAAACACTATGTGGCATGGGTGGATGGCGTGATCTATGAGAACATCGAGATCGATGAACCTATCTTTACGGTCAAAAAAGGCAAAGCCTTCTCCATGATCGACCCGGTACGCGGGAAAAAAGCCCATACACTTGTCAAACCCGAAGAGGTGCAGGGAAAAAAATCCAAAGTGCATATCGAGATCAGTACGGGAAGGACGCATCAGATAAGGGTGCATCTGGCACATGTGGGGCATCCGGTCATCGGAGATGAGCAGTACGGGAGCCGTACGCAGTCCAAACGTGTGCTTCTGCATTCCTCCAAGATCAAGCTGCTTGATTATGAGTTCAATGCAAAAGAACCCAAAGATATCGCACGTTATAAATAG
- a CDS encoding DUF167 domain-containing protein, whose product MFYEIKDSKVSLRIKAQPAASKNEFCEIYGEDAIKIRIKAPAVEGAANKELVKFLSKSFKVPKSDIIFKSGQQSKIKIIEFPLTEKFTEWIETNGYR is encoded by the coding sequence ATGTTCTATGAGATAAAAGACTCAAAAGTAAGTTTGCGTATCAAAGCGCAGCCCGCTGCCAGCAAAAATGAATTTTGCGAGATATACGGTGAGGATGCCATCAAGATACGCATCAAAGCACCGGCAGTGGAGGGTGCTGCGAACAAAGAGCTTGTGAAATTCCTCTCAAAAAGTTTCAAAGTCCCAAAAAGTGATATAATTTTCAAATCAGGACAGCAGAGTAAGATCAAGATCATAGAATTCCCGCTTACCGAAAAATTTACAGAATGGATAGAAACAAATGGCTACAGATAA
- a CDS encoding SMI1/KNR4 family protein, whose amino-acid sequence MKLETIEEKYAYSFPPLYKKMWEEGMLNWMRGFEEPLEKGKSWAADVYPEIKEHPPALLHSGGLDFELLTPAQLLDFKYPELWNVEKHHFIPIGKMAEGNVYAFYQNVKIEGENPVVLIWDDMDETEFYARNFEDFIFRKMLEATYDIDKEELEADYGKENPMEAYRADILRDLESISPYLKKEYVEILKALYNEDISESLISYTIRGPRGIGEIMEENLGFEFMGKVFSHEI is encoded by the coding sequence ATGAAACTCGAAACCATAGAAGAGAAATATGCGTACAGCTTTCCCCCGCTGTACAAAAAAATGTGGGAAGAGGGCATGCTGAACTGGATGAGAGGTTTTGAAGAGCCTTTGGAAAAAGGAAAGAGCTGGGCAGCAGATGTCTACCCTGAGATCAAAGAACATCCCCCGGCACTGCTGCACAGTGGCGGTTTGGATTTCGAGCTGTTGACACCTGCACAGCTTCTTGATTTCAAGTATCCGGAACTGTGGAACGTGGAGAAGCACCATTTCATTCCTATCGGGAAGATGGCGGAAGGAAACGTCTATGCTTTTTACCAGAATGTGAAGATCGAAGGCGAGAACCCTGTGGTGCTGATCTGGGACGATATGGATGAAACAGAGTTCTATGCCAGGAATTTTGAAGATTTTATCTTCCGAAAAATGCTTGAAGCCACCTATGACATTGACAAAGAGGAACTTGAGGCCGATTATGGAAAAGAGAACCCTATGGAGGCATACCGGGCCGATATACTCAGAGATTTGGAGAGTATCTCTCCCTATCTGAAAAAGGAGTATGTCGAGATACTGAAAGCGCTTTACAACGAGGATATCTCTGAATCACTGATCTCCTATACGATCAGAGGCCCCCGGGGTATCGGCGAGATCATGGAGGAGAACCTGGGATTCGAGTTCATGGGCAAGGTCTTTTCGCATGAGATCTGA
- a CDS encoding glycine zipper domain-containing protein, with the protein MKKTHLAILSVASISLIAMTGCASTGTSKTTDGALIGAAGGALIGQAIGRNTGSTLAGAAIGGLAGAAIGNNEEKKDRRYYRDERGYTYYIGSDGRRYYQ; encoded by the coding sequence ATGAAAAAAACACATTTAGCAATATTGTCTGTTGCCAGCATCTCACTGATCGCAATGACAGGCTGTGCATCGACCGGAACAAGCAAGACAACGGATGGTGCATTGATCGGTGCGGCAGGCGGTGCACTGATAGGACAGGCGATCGGCCGTAACACAGGTTCCACGCTGGCAGGTGCTGCGATCGGTGGACTCGCAGGTGCAGCGATCGGTAACAATGAAGAGAAGAAAGACAGACGCTACTACAGAGATGAGCGTGGATACACTTACTATATCGGCAGTGACGGAAGACGTTATTACCAGTAA
- a CDS encoding tetratricopeptide repeat protein, producing the protein MKKIFITILLLILLQPAVFAEETDHLEQGKAHFKNGFYRLTPKHRQAEATQEYTQAIHEFKKVITVHPNNKDAYRYLGRVYSVQHMPAKAAEAYLKVVELDPQEVDTYILAAVELIGSQQYDKAIQTLQAAKEHTGNKSVLQKIDVYINRIEVYRNDKEVSDVK; encoded by the coding sequence ATGAAAAAGATCTTTATCACGATCCTTCTTCTTATTTTACTGCAACCAGCGGTTTTTGCAGAGGAAACGGATCATTTGGAACAGGGAAAAGCCCATTTCAAGAACGGCTTTTATCGATTGACCCCCAAACATCGTCAAGCTGAAGCAACACAGGAATATACACAGGCGATACACGAATTCAAAAAAGTGATCACGGTCCATCCCAATAACAAAGATGCCTATCGGTATCTCGGTCGGGTCTACAGTGTGCAACATATGCCGGCCAAGGCTGCTGAAGCTTACCTGAAAGTGGTCGAATTGGATCCTCAGGAGGTAGATACCTATATTCTTGCAGCAGTGGAACTTATCGGGTCACAGCAGTATGATAAAGCGATTCAAACACTACAGGCTGCAAAAGAACACACCGGCAACAAATCCGTACTTCAGAAAATCGATGTGTATATAAACAGGATCGAAGTTTATCGTAATGATAAGGAGGTATCAGATGTCAAGTAG